From one Humulus lupulus chromosome 8, drHumLupu1.1, whole genome shotgun sequence genomic stretch:
- the LOC133798635 gene encoding uncharacterized protein LOC133798635: MKYVLVTGGVVSGLGKGVTASSVGVLLKACGLRVTSIKIDPYLNTDAGTMSPFEHGEVFVLDDGGEVDLDLGNYERFLDTTLTRDNNITTGKIYQSVINKERKGDYLGKTVQVVPHITDAIQEWIERVAVVPVDGKEGPADVCVIELGGTIGDIESMPFIEALGQFSYRVGPGNFCLIHVSLVPVLNVVGEQKTKPTQHSVRGLRGLGLTPNILACRSTKALDENVKAKLAQFCHVPSDNIVTLYDVPNIWHIPLLLRDQKAHEAILKELNLLGVARDPDLKEWTARTKLCDKLHDTVRIAMVGKYTGLSDAYLSVLKALLHASVACHRKLIVDWVAAGDLEDATADEAPEVHEAAWDLLKGADGVLVPGGFGDRGVQGKILAAKYARENKVPYLGICLGMQIAVIEFAQSVLNLHEANSTEFDPKTKNPCVIFMPEGSKTHMGGTMRLGSRRTCFKVADCKSAKLYGNVNFVDERHRHRYEVNPDMVSQLENAGLSFVGRDETDRRMEIVELTSHPYFVGVQFHPEFKSRPGKPSATFLGLIAAACGNLATVLQGNGHVNKSVSNGISNGHSPAKAHQNGHANKSSNGSVNGVYSNGNGVHW, from the exons ATGAAGTACGTACTGGTGACTGGTGGTGTTGTTAGTGGACTTGGCAAAGGGGTCACTGCAAGTAGTGTTGGTGTGCTCCTCAAGGCTTGTGGCCTTCGCGTTACTTCTATTAAGATTG ATCCTTATTTGAACACGGATGCGGGGACTATGTCTCCGTTTGAGCATGGGGAGGTGTTTGTCTTAGATGATGGTGGTGAG GTGGACCTTGACCTCGGAAACTACGAGCGTTTTCTGGACACAACACTAACTCGTGACAACAATATCACAACTGGAAAAATATATCAG TCTGTTATtaacaaagagagaaaaggagaTTATCTTGGAAAAACTGTCCAG GTTGTTCCACACATCACTGATGCTATCCAAGAGTGGATAGAGCGTGTGGCAGTGGTACCAGTTGATGGGAAAGAAGGTCCAGCTGATGTTTGTGTCATTGAATTGGGAGGAACTATAG GGGATATTGAATCCATGCCATTTATTGAAGCACTTGGTCAATTTTCATATCGTGTTG GGCCTGGCAATTTCTGTTTGATTCATGTCAGCCTCGTTCCTGTTCTTAATGTTGTTGGCGAGCAG aaaacaAAGCCGACACAGCATAGTGTTCGGGGACTTAGAGGACTGGGTTTGACACCAAATATTCTAGCTTGCCGCAGTACCAAG GCACTGGATGAAAATGTAAAGGCGAAGCTTGCTCAGTTTTGTCATGTGCCG TCAGATAACATTGTCACTCTGTATGATGTCCCAAACATATGGCATATTCCTTTGCTATTAAGA GATCAGAAGGCACATGAAGCAATCCTGAAAGAACTGAACCTTCTTGG TGTTGCTAGAGATCCTGATTTGAAGGAGTGGACTGCTAGAACAAAACTCTGTGACAAGTTGCATGATACA GTCAGAATTGCAATGGTTGGAAAATATACTGGCCTTTCAGATGCTTATCTCTCTGTTTTGAAG GCTCTTTTGCATGCCTCTGTAGCTTGCCACCGGAAACTTATTGTGGACTGGGTTGCCGCAGGTGACCTCGAAGATGCAACTGCTGATGAG GCTCCAGAGGTCCATGAAGCAGCATGGGATCTTTTGAAG GGTGCTGATGGTGTTCTAGTTCCAGGAGGGTTTGGTGACAGAGGAGTTCAAGGGAAAATTCTTGCAGCAAAGTATGCTCGAGAGAACAAAGTTCCATATTTAGGAATTTGCCTGGGCATGCAGATTGCTGTTATTGAGTTTGCACAATCCGTTCTTAATTTACATGAAGCTAATAGCACGGAGTTTGATCCCAAAACGAAAAATCCTTGTGTCATATTTATGCCAGAG GGTTCGAAAACTCATATGGGGGGAACCATGCGATTGGGATCAAGGAGAACTTGTTTCAAGGTTGCAGACTGCAAATCTGCGAAGTT ATATGGCAATGTAAATTTTGTTGATGAACGTCATCGTCATAGATATGAG GTCAATCCTGATATGGTATCACAACTTGAAAATGCTGGTTTATCATTTGTTGGCAGAGATGAAACAGACCGGCGAATGGAG ATTGTGGAGCTGACTAGTCATCCATATTTTGTTGGTGTTCAATTCCATCCTGAGTTTAAATCTAGACCTGGAAAGCCTTCTGCGACATTCTTGG GACTTATAGCAGCGGCATGCGGGAACTTGGCAACTGTTCTTCAGGGCAATGGCCATGTGAACAAGTCAGTTAGCAATGGAATAAGTAACGGACACTCACCGGCCAAAGCCCACCAAAACGGACATGCAAACAAGTCTTCCAATGGGTCGGTAAATGGTGTGTATAGCAATGGAAATGGTGTGCACTGGTAA